From the genome of Trypanosoma brucei brucei TREU927 chromosome 11 chr11_scaffold01 genomic scaffold, whole genome shotgun sequence:
CGGTGGTAAGCactaaattaaaaaattacgAATTCTCGTGGCCTTTCCATCATGAAAGGAGAGAGCAGAACCCCAGtcatgttcctttttttaaccaCTCAAGCAAAGGtaaaagataaagaaaaaagaggaacgaaTGGAGAAAATGGAACCCTGTCACAAGCACCACCAGACAACCCAAATCTTGCGAATTCTTACATCACGACAAACGATAAATATTCATAATTGCCGTGTCTGATAGAGCCGCTACCAACAGCACCGGTACCTTTGTGTTGCGGCCAATTGCTACTGTGACTTTCCTAGTACTTGATTGGAGACACGCCACTCCTTTggcaagaaacaaaagaagaaaagtgtcCCGATATCCGACGCAggcgaaacaaaagaaaacagtgtAGGCACACATGTGCTTACGCACGGAAAGGGGGTGAAGGGTTGacgaaaattttaaaaaactgAATGATGCGATCACTTGAAGGAAGATGGTACGCTCTTCTCTCACGTCGTCACCGTAGAGAGTAGGAAAAAGGTAGGTGAACAGGCCTACAGGTTGGGTTTGAAATGGCTTCATGAGAGACCCACATTTCGGCCGTTTCAAAGTTAATCAAACATAGAAGTGAATATTTATACAAGAATAAGCGTGCAACTAGTGGGGGGCAAAAGGAGAGAATGAAGACGTGTCACGCACTATTGCAAGATAGCAATCCTCACCCTTTCCCCTCCGGTACGGAAGTCCACAGGTGTCAAGGTCGCCTTAACACCTTTGCCCCCTAACATTTCATTGCACAAGTGAAATGGCGAGTGTACAttattgtttccctcctccatcaCATTGCTGTCACCGCGCCCACATTTCTCTTTAGCCTCCAGAGTTTATTTGAAGCTTCCACTACCACCACTCAATTATTCCCATCCCCAGCCTCCACATCTTTCACTCACGTTGCTCTGGTGGCCACTCCTCCCCGCTTATTCTCCATCTGCCATCGACCCCCTACAACGTGCTCTCATACGTAAGAAACACTTGCAAATGACGCACATGGTCCCCTCCGCATACGAGAACCGAAACtaacgcacacatatacacgcaaCTAATTACATGCGGAAGAAGCAAATGTTTGTGGTTGGTCTGCAGGATATCAGTGCTTATACCACTGTCACGACAGTAGTTCCCTCTCTAGTGCTCGTagtgcctcctcctcttcgtcCACAGCTTTGTTTGGATGCTGCGGAAGGGCATTTTGGGGGACACCTGGCATGCTCGGCAACAATGCCGCGGGCGCCATTGTCGCTGTTGTGGTTTGCGATATCCCAACATCATTCATCTCTTCCGTCAGCTCAGCCAACAATTCGTCTTCATCCACTACTTGAGCGTCCAAGGGCTGACGGAGAGCTTCCGATACCGCGTTGACTTTATCCATCTCCTCCAACAGTTCGTCCATAGTATTGTCCACACCATCAGCATCCATCTTCTTGTTAACCAACTTCAGTTCGTCCTTCGCCCGTTTCTGCGCAGCCAACACCTCCATGTTCATGGTCTGGTTCTGTAAC
Proteins encoded in this window:
- a CDS encoding hypothetical protein, conserved (SN7 family protein.), giving the protein MFGRLFGFKSSQEAPRPGVSPGRPNSSLEELQSKLELLEKREGVLTKKVEDELAKAREFYSKKNKSMALQCMKRKKMAEDELTKIACQKQNLDTLIFTLQNQTMNMEVLAAQKRAKDELKLVNKKMDADGVDNTMDELLEEMDKVNAVSEALRQPLDAQVVDEDELLAELTEEMNDVGISQTTTATMAPAALLPSMPGVPQNALPQHPNKAVDEEEEALRALERELLS